Within Thermodesulfovibrionales bacterium, the genomic segment TAAAAAGGGATGGCTCTGTTATTCCAGAGGTAGAAAACAAATGGATCAAAATACTGCTTCTTCATTATATAAGAACAGGTGGAAGGGGTAATTTTACGGGCAGATGGATATCCTTCTCAGAGATGAGGGGTGGTCTTCTTAAGGCATCCACATTCCAGAGGGATTGCGAATCTCCTTTAAGGGAAATCTTTGACATTAATCCCTGCAGGATCCTTAAAGTTTTTGAAAGCCTCGGAGGTAAAAATCTGGAGGGCTATCCAGCGGATCTTGCAATTACTCTGGATCTTCTGCCAAAGATAAGAACACTAATACTTTATTCAAGGGCAGATGAAGAATTTCTTTCATCCCTGAAGATACTCTTTGATGCCATAACACCTGAATTTCTTGATGTGGAATCAATTATATTTCTTCTTGAGGGACTGGTGCATACAGTTAAGTATATGACATTAACTTAAATCTGCATCGCTTCTCCATGAAAAAATATTTTACATTTTTTATAAATTCTTTTGATAATAGATGTGGCTTCATGAACCGCCACTCAGCATCGTGATTGCTCCTAAATTTCTTGTGATTGCCTTTTCAATTAATGGGTTTTTCTAGTTCACTATTACAAGAGCATCAAGATCTGACGTTCTCATAGCCTCCTCTTATTCTGGTTCCTGATCCTTTCAGCGAAGAGCCCTTTTACTTTTAAAAGGATTTTTTCTAGTGCATCTTTTACAATCCATGTCATAGCCTCTTTTACCAATATCTCTGGTATAATAATTTAACGTGATAAGCGAAAAGATGATGGTTTCAAAGATTTTTGAGAGATTGTCCGCATATCTGAGAATGATTAAATTTTCTCATTCTGTCTTTGCCCTTCCTTTTGCTCTCACCTCAGCCTTTATTGCATCAGATGGTTTTCCTGAACTTGAGAAATTCATCTGGATAGTTATTGCCATGGTTTCTGCAAGAACTGCTGCCATGGGCTTAAACAGGATAATAGACAGGCACATAGATAAAGCTAATCCCAGGACATCCATGAGAGAGATACCTTCAGGAAAGGTAAGCACCCTTGAAGCATCGGGGCTGGTGTTAATAGCAACTGCTTTTTTTATATTGTCAGCTTGGAAACTGAACCCTCTCTGTTTTAAATTATCCTTTTTAGCCCTCGGGTTTATATTTCTTTATTCCTACACAAAGAGATTTACATCATTAAGCCATCTTTTTCTTGGTGTCACCATATCTGCAGCACCGCTTGGTGCCTGGATAGCTGTTACAGGAAGTTTCGATCCCAGGATACTTAGCCTGGGCTTCTCTGTAGCCTTATGGATTGCTGGCTTCGATATCCTCTATGCCCTTCAGGATGTGGACTTTGACAGGAAGTACGGTCTTTATTCTATACCAGCAAGACTTGGGATCAGCAGGGCAATTCTTATATCAAGAATTTTTCATATAATCTCCTGGTCTTTGCTTTTCATGACAGGTCTTTTATTTGAACTCAGGAGCTGGTTCTTTGGAGGTGTGGTTTTTGCTGGTTTGATACTCTTTTATGAACACAGGCTTGTAAGACCTGATGACCTGAGCAGACTGAATATAGCCTTCTTCAATATGAACGGATATCTGAGCCTTGTGGTCCTTGTCTTTACCCTGATTTCCTATATAACTTAGATGAAGAGTGATAAAAATATAGAACTCTCTACCCTTTATGAAGTATCCCGCCTGATTACTCAATCTATTAATTTTGAGAATCCATATAATTCAATATGTGAGATAGTGCGGGATTATTATGGATTAAAGAGCTGCTGGATAGGACTTATTGAGCAAGGGTCTTTTGATATAAGACCTGCAGGTTATTCTGGCTTTGAGGATGGTTATTTCTCAACTAAGCATTTTAGATGGGATGACTCTTCTGATGGGAGAAATCCTGCTGGCATCTCAATCAGGACAAAAAAACCCTATCTTTTAGAGATTAATGAACCTGATCTTAAGCACCATGAAGAGACAAAAGAGACGGGATATACCTCAGTGTTTGCTGTGCCTCTTCTTTACGGAGGAGATGAGTGCATAGGAACATTCGTTTTTTATAGTGAAGAAAGAGATTTTTTTACATCTTCCCGGATTGGAACACTGAGGATTATTTCCAATCAGGCAGCCCTTGCTGTAAAAAACAGGCTTATAATGGAACATCTGGAAGATGAAGTCAGAAAGAGGACAGAGGAACTTGAGGTAGCAAATATCCAGATGAAGGCACTGAATGAAGAGTTAAACAAAAAGACCATAGAGCTGGAGATGGCAAGACAGTTTGCAGAAAGGGCAAGCAGGGCAAAGTCAGAATTTCTCGCAAATATAAATCATGAGCTCAGAACTCCCCTCAATTCCATTCTTGGTTTTTCTAGGATACTTCTTGACAATCTTTATGGTGAACTAAATGATGCCCAGCGGG encodes:
- a CDS encoding GAF domain-containing sensor histidine kinase translates to MKSDKNIELSTLYEVSRLITQSINFENPYNSICEIVRDYYGLKSCWIGLIEQGSFDIRPAGYSGFEDGYFSTKHFRWDDSSDGRNPAGISIRTKKPYLLEINEPDLKHHEETKETGYTSVFAVPLLYGGDECIGTFVFYSEERDFFTSSRIGTLRIISNQAALAVKNRLIMEHLEDEVRKRTEELEVANIQMKALNEELNKKTIELEMARQFAERASRAKSEFLANINHELRTPLNSILGFSRILLDNLYGELNDAQRDYIKEIYESGQRLLTVVNEMLDFAALEKRDMSLSYSSFRLKDLVESAFNFFSSKARKKSLSYKFIYKLPDEFMIEADRIKLKDILMHLLSNAIKFTPLHGSVILSVKKSSYNAPHEPEFIEFSVKDTGKGINPVDIPRIFEGFTVLSSPYTKSYEGIGLGLALVKRFVEMHGGRLNVESEPGRGSTFIFELPAKQWIHGGKDGQEKKDTLRG
- the ubiA gene encoding putative 4-hydroxybenzoate polyprenyltransferase, whose translation is MMVSKIFERLSAYLRMIKFSHSVFALPFALTSAFIASDGFPELEKFIWIVIAMVSARTAAMGLNRIIDRHIDKANPRTSMREIPSGKVSTLEASGLVLIATAFFILSAWKLNPLCFKLSFLALGFIFLYSYTKRFTSLSHLFLGVTISAAPLGAWIAVTGSFDPRILSLGFSVALWIAGFDILYALQDVDFDRKYGLYSIPARLGISRAILISRIFHIISWSLLFMTGLLFELRSWFFGGVVFAGLILFYEHRLVRPDDLSRLNIAFFNMNGYLSLVVLVFTLISYIT
- a CDS encoding DUF3786 domain-containing protein — protein: MKELEIYKLLPGKNCRECSPGTCMAFAIKVNREPSLLDECPYMEHEKRNYLRAHLIKSDWRDNLIESLKKEVSRINFNDIAAHLGAGLTEDGLFIRCIGRDYLIKRDGSVIPEVENKWIKILLLHYIRTGGRGNFTGRWISFSEMRGGLLKASTFQRDCESPLREIFDINPCRILKVFESLGGKNLEGYPADLAITLDLLPKIRTLILYSRADEEFLSSLKILFDAITPEFLDVESIIFLLEGLVHTVKYMTLT